In Leptodesmis sichuanensis A121, the following are encoded in one genomic region:
- a CDS encoding CHAT domain-containing protein, which produces MPPTGTPYLSIAVTPLQATGAAHFAIHVTQAPYPGGLTLRDCIWQNSLSQIWQSWQEMFSNRQMPPYPVETITPVDALLEPVQLGGLSTRLMQTLGIHLWQWIFDGPILGSFSHSRGIAMGQGKSLRLQLEIRDPNLVAIPWEIMQEAPGMQAISLSQQVLFSRTTSDVNALPRLRTDYALRILLVLGQASDPNGTTGLLNDTLQTLKLEQEAETLAQVLRNFGNSDIGTARGIPAQVDVLVQPSPAELIQALEKRIYNVLFYAGHGKPGPDGGLLFLRPDMPLNGTELAQVLTRCQVKLAVFNACWGAQPDYYKDSHSTEPGGMQGAQPIPRSSLAEVLIHHGVPAVLGMRDPIADEEAIHFIQVLAQSLAQRLPIDHAVALARQHLLTLYRFNQQTWTLPVLYMHPEFDGELLKPLETSETGFGPPDIPSQVACLRSLRDGRVWQIRGGLMRIGRSADNDLVLKEDESGVSREHAMIICRDNLGGEADGATYFLKDFSRFGTWIMNNIGWQRVHHQEVSLLPGMQIKFGSTQNDALEFEVFSPSDLPSSI; this is translated from the coding sequence ATGCCTCCCACTGGAACTCCCTACTTGAGCATAGCTGTCACTCCATTACAAGCCACTGGAGCGGCCCACTTTGCCATTCACGTCACCCAAGCCCCCTATCCTGGCGGTCTTACCCTGCGGGATTGCATCTGGCAAAACAGCCTCAGTCAGATCTGGCAATCCTGGCAAGAAATGTTTTCTAACCGCCAAATGCCCCCCTACCCGGTGGAGACTATAACCCCTGTCGATGCCTTGCTAGAACCTGTCCAATTGGGAGGGTTATCAACACGGTTGATGCAAACTTTGGGCATTCACCTGTGGCAATGGATATTTGATGGCCCCATTCTAGGTAGCTTTAGCCATAGTCGGGGAATTGCGATGGGACAGGGAAAATCCCTACGGTTGCAGTTGGAAATTCGAGATCCCAACCTGGTTGCCATTCCCTGGGAAATTATGCAAGAGGCTCCAGGGATGCAAGCGATTTCCTTAAGCCAGCAGGTGCTATTTAGTCGAACAACCAGTGATGTCAATGCCTTACCCCGCTTGCGGACGGATTACGCGCTGCGAATTCTGCTGGTTTTAGGGCAGGCATCTGATCCAAATGGCACCACTGGCTTACTCAATGACACCCTACAAACCTTGAAACTGGAACAGGAAGCGGAAACCCTCGCCCAGGTTTTGAGGAATTTTGGCAACTCAGACATTGGTACGGCTCGCGGCATTCCAGCCCAGGTGGATGTTCTGGTACAACCTTCTCCGGCTGAGTTAATTCAGGCATTGGAGAAACGGATCTATAATGTTTTGTTCTATGCGGGGCATGGCAAGCCTGGGCCAGATGGTGGGCTACTCTTTCTCAGACCCGATATGCCTCTGAATGGCACTGAATTAGCTCAGGTTTTAACCCGCTGCCAGGTAAAATTGGCCGTTTTTAATGCTTGCTGGGGCGCTCAACCCGATTACTACAAGGACAGCCATTCAACTGAGCCAGGAGGAATGCAGGGCGCACAGCCAATTCCACGCAGCAGTCTGGCAGAAGTTCTGATCCATCATGGAGTTCCGGCAGTTTTAGGAATGCGGGATCCGATCGCCGACGAGGAAGCAATTCACTTTATTCAAGTCCTGGCCCAATCTCTGGCTCAGCGGCTGCCGATCGATCATGCGGTTGCCCTGGCGAGACAACATTTACTGACTCTGTATCGCTTCAATCAGCAAACCTGGACACTACCCGTGCTATATATGCATCCGGAGTTTGATGGGGAATTACTGAAACCGCTGGAGACCAGCGAAACAGGGTTTGGTCCACCCGATATCCCCTCTCAAGTAGCCTGCTTGCGATCGTTAAGGGATGGCCGCGTTTGGCAGATTCGCGGGGGATTAATGCGAATTGGCCGGAGTGCAGACAATGACCTGGTACTGAAAGAAGATGAAAGCGGCGTTTCTCGTGAGCATGCGATGATCATCTGTCGGGATAATTTAGGAGGCGAGGCAGACGGCGCTACCTATTTTCTGAAAGACTTCTCCCGCTTTGGCACCTGGATCATGAACAACATTGGCTGGCAACGAGTTCATCATCAGGAGGTTTCCTTGCTGCCAGGCATGCAAATTAAGTTTGGAAGTACCCAGAATGATGCGCTGGAGTTTGAAGTTTTTAGCCCTTCTGACTTGCCTTCCTCCATTTAG
- a CDS encoding PP2C family serine/threonine-protein phosphatase — MHSPEATLYCPNSACQAPNPESHRFCQQCRTSLPKRYLWAVGQAAQLIQPGELLNDRYWCKQSRIFLDTKPGLLPESPDDLPGGFESYLKLFSYQQHIPQIYTLIPIAQAAGADLVLLENAPIYPFGIESGAGAQQTGQLMPTLVSVWSQSRVMRQLNWLWQIAQLWDPLQQQGVAATLLNPTLIRVEGGLLRLLELQHRVGDSNHSMPPTLADLGHLWSQWQPSAQPTIAEFMAELCQNLMQGTIVTGEQLLMALDQAIAVCGQSQSRQLRIATLTDQGPTRQRNEDACYPASGTITTITLTPPTLAAATRSAAPLVLVCDGIGGHEGGNIASNLAIETIQKRLQPVLWSVSPLDPTRLTIALEEAALEANDRIAERNDQEQRQERQRMGTTLVMALGQGPELYITHVGDSRAYWISQTDCHQVTLDDDLAAREVRLGYSLYREALQQPSSGSLVQALGMNTSAFLHPTVQRFVLDEDSLFLLCSDGLSDNDRVQEYWQSVLLPVLEGTSDVGTAAQQLVTIANQQNGHDNVTVGLIHCQVVDTADGALAPLPAALATPRTSPLPISGAPQSPTYLVPTQKPPAALERATVPLVPILVGLLCLLGLGVLTFFLFPNLGRNERMPTASEPTFSPSPLPPRSPISPSPANPAPVLSVQSRIQVTRTTLDSAGQTPLILLSKPAVPAGNTPAEGSLLPGGTVLEVIGQQVSADNKTWLQLKVCSLPEVSLGGVREVPGEGLPVAIPGSTGWIEQSTIAPLVTSNLSLTAAQLGQCTVTPARPPAPTTSQPPTPNP, encoded by the coding sequence ATGCACAGCCCTGAGGCAACCCTTTACTGTCCCAATTCTGCTTGTCAGGCTCCCAATCCGGAGAGCCACCGATTTTGTCAGCAATGCCGCACCTCCCTGCCCAAGCGTTACCTGTGGGCCGTTGGTCAGGCCGCGCAGTTAATTCAGCCTGGTGAACTGCTGAACGATCGCTATTGGTGTAAACAGAGCCGCATTTTTCTGGACACCAAACCTGGCCTGCTCCCGGAGTCGCCAGATGACTTGCCAGGTGGTTTTGAATCCTACCTGAAATTATTCTCCTACCAACAGCATATTCCTCAAATCTATACCCTGATCCCCATTGCTCAGGCGGCTGGGGCAGATTTGGTGTTGCTGGAAAATGCGCCAATCTACCCTTTTGGTATCGAATCAGGAGCAGGGGCACAGCAGACGGGCCAATTGATGCCAACTTTGGTTTCTGTTTGGAGTCAAAGTCGGGTGATGCGCCAACTCAACTGGCTCTGGCAAATCGCTCAACTTTGGGATCCCTTGCAGCAACAGGGCGTAGCCGCCACCTTGCTCAATCCTACTCTGATTCGGGTAGAAGGGGGGCTGCTGAGACTCCTGGAGTTACAGCATCGGGTTGGGGATAGTAACCACTCGATGCCCCCCACACTTGCTGATTTAGGTCATTTGTGGAGCCAGTGGCAACCTTCTGCTCAGCCTACGATCGCCGAATTTATGGCTGAGCTTTGCCAGAACTTGATGCAGGGAACCATCGTCACTGGCGAACAGCTACTGATGGCGCTGGATCAGGCGATCGCGGTGTGCGGCCAATCCCAATCCCGACAACTCCGAATCGCCACACTGACGGATCAAGGCCCCACCCGACAGCGCAATGAAGATGCCTGCTATCCAGCCAGCGGCACCATAACGACGATCACGCTGACCCCACCAACGTTAGCGGCAGCGACCAGATCTGCTGCTCCCCTGGTGCTGGTGTGTGACGGAATTGGAGGACATGAGGGGGGAAATATTGCCTCTAATCTGGCGATCGAAACTATTCAAAAGCGGCTCCAGCCCGTCCTCTGGTCAGTCTCTCCACTGGATCCTACCCGCCTGACGATCGCACTGGAAGAAGCGGCTCTGGAAGCCAACGATCGCATTGCAGAACGCAACGACCAGGAGCAACGCCAGGAACGCCAACGAATGGGCACAACCCTGGTCATGGCACTGGGTCAGGGGCCGGAACTATACATTACCCATGTAGGAGACAGCCGCGCTTACTGGATTAGCCAAACCGATTGTCATCAAGTTACCCTGGATGACGACTTAGCCGCTAGAGAGGTACGCCTGGGTTACTCTCTATATCGAGAAGCCTTGCAGCAACCCAGTTCTGGCTCCCTGGTGCAGGCTCTGGGCATGAATACCTCCGCGTTTCTACACCCCACTGTGCAGCGATTTGTGCTGGATGAGGATAGCTTATTCTTGCTCTGCTCCGATGGCTTGAGCGACAACGATCGCGTGCAAGAATACTGGCAGTCCGTTCTGCTCCCTGTCCTGGAAGGCACCTCCGATGTGGGGACAGCGGCTCAACAACTGGTGACGATCGCCAACCAGCAGAATGGTCATGATAACGTAACCGTTGGCTTAATCCATTGTCAGGTCGTAGATACTGCGGATGGGGCACTGGCTCCTCTCCCAGCCGCCCTGGCAACTCCCAGAACTTCGCCCTTGCCAATTTCCGGAGCACCGCAGTCTCCCACCTATCTTGTACCAACCCAAAAGCCACCCGCTGCTCTAGAGCGGGCTACTGTTCCGCTAGTTCCCATTCTGGTGGGATTGCTATGTCTCCTGGGGTTGGGTGTGCTGACCTTTTTCCTGTTCCCTAATCTGGGTAGAAATGAGCGAATGCCAACGGCCAGTGAGCCAACTTTTAGCCCGTCTCCTCTGCCACCCAGATCCCCGATTAGTCCATCTCCGGCCAACCCTGCTCCCGTTTTGTCAGTTCAATCTCGCATTCAGGTCACTCGGACAACCCTGGACAGCGCAGGCCAGACTCCGTTAATCCTCTTGTCTAAACCTGCTGTTCCAGCCGGAAATACGCCTGCAGAAGGTTCTTTGTTACCGGGGGGAACGGTTTTGGAAGTCATCGGGCAGCAGGTGTCAGCAGATAACAAAACCTGGCTGCAATTAAAAGTTTGTTCCCTGCCAGAGGTCAGTCTTGGAGGTGTCCGTGAAGTTCCAGGAGAGGGGTTACCTGTTGCAATTCCTGGTTCTACTGGGTGGATCGAACAGTCCACGATCGCGCCTTTGGTAACATCCAACCTCAGCCTGACTGCCGCCCAGCTAGGTCAATGTACTGTGACTCCTGCAAGGCCACCTGCACCGACGACCTCCCAACCTCCAACCCCTAATCCCTAA
- a CDS encoding PstS family phosphate ABC transporter substrate-binding protein, with product MVVKNVKLGANRFTTLISGMAAAAAVVGLSVNAVNSQGAVIKVDGSSTVFPITEKIAEGFQKSGGARVTVGISGTGGGFKKFCAGETDISNASRPILAKEMKACAEKGIRYIELPVAFDALTVVVNPANTWATNLTTAELKKIWQPGSTVKNWSEVRSGFPNQPMRLFGPGADSGTFDYFTEAINGKAKQSRKDFTASEDDNVLVQGVARDKGALGYFGYAYFEANRNRIKAVKINGVAPSKQTVESGAYTPLSRPLFIYVNAKSAQKPEVKKFVEYYMRNGAAAASAVKYIALPPRAYVAAMNRFKAGKTGTIFGGEEAIGLKIDELLSRELKE from the coding sequence ATGGTAGTCAAGAATGTGAAGCTTGGGGCCAACCGCTTCACTACATTAATCAGCGGCATGGCTGCAGCTGCGGCAGTAGTTGGTTTGTCAGTCAATGCTGTCAATTCTCAAGGCGCTGTTATTAAAGTTGATGGTTCCAGTACGGTGTTTCCGATTACTGAAAAAATTGCAGAAGGCTTTCAAAAGTCTGGAGGTGCCAGAGTCACCGTTGGTATTTCTGGGACTGGGGGTGGATTTAAGAAGTTTTGCGCTGGGGAAACTGACATCTCTAATGCTTCTCGCCCCATCTTAGCCAAGGAAATGAAAGCCTGCGCTGAAAAGGGTATTCGATATATTGAGTTACCTGTAGCATTTGACGCTCTAACGGTTGTCGTCAATCCGGCTAATACTTGGGCAACTAATCTCACAACTGCTGAGTTAAAGAAAATCTGGCAGCCCGGTAGCACAGTCAAGAACTGGAGTGAGGTTCGCTCCGGCTTCCCGAATCAGCCGATGCGGTTGTTTGGCCCTGGTGCTGACTCAGGTACCTTTGACTACTTCACGGAAGCGATTAACGGTAAAGCCAAGCAAAGCCGGAAAGACTTTACAGCCAGCGAAGATGATAACGTATTGGTGCAGGGAGTTGCCCGCGATAAGGGTGCTTTAGGCTACTTCGGTTATGCCTATTTTGAGGCCAATAGGAACCGGATCAAGGCTGTTAAGATAAATGGAGTTGCTCCTAGTAAGCAAACGGTTGAGAGCGGTGCCTATACTCCTCTATCTCGGCCTCTATTCATTTACGTCAATGCTAAGTCCGCTCAAAAACCCGAAGTGAAGAAGTTTGTTGAGTACTATATGCGGAATGGAGCAGCGGCAGCTTCCGCCGTGAAGTATATTGCACTGCCTCCCAGAGCCTATGTAGCTGCAATGAACCGCTTTAAAGCTGGAAAGACCGGAACCATTTTTGGTGGAGAGGAAGCGATCGGGTTGAAGATTGACGAACTTCTCAGCCGTGAGCTGAAAGAGTAA
- the pstC gene encoding phosphate ABC transporter permease subunit PstC, with translation MPQSSAQALKANPFHRKKASRELKEGLIQFVLLLAGLSCVATTLAIMYILIIESVHFFQQVSLVEFLTSKDWSPLFDPPGYGILPLVSGTLTTTLVALVVAVPMGTIAAVYVSEFASPKVRETVKPILELLAGIPTVVYGYFALLFVTPILQWLYAPIGPILSEKLPATLSESAPWLAEWLQRTFPIELSGFNMLGPGIVMGLMITPLISSISEDAMRAVPVSLREGSYSMGATRFQTAWKVVFPAAISGIIAAYILGISRAVGETMIVAIAAGLQPNFTFNPLESAATITAYIVQVSLGDLPHGSLEYQTIFAAGLTLVLVTLVFNILGYLLTQRFREKY, from the coding sequence ATGCCCCAATCATCGGCACAGGCATTAAAAGCTAATCCATTTCATCGAAAAAAAGCCAGCCGTGAGCTGAAGGAGGGCTTGATTCAGTTTGTGCTGCTATTAGCAGGGCTTTCCTGCGTGGCAACGACCCTGGCCATTATGTACATTCTGATCATCGAGTCCGTTCACTTTTTCCAGCAGGTTTCCCTTGTGGAATTTCTCACGAGTAAGGACTGGTCGCCCTTATTTGATCCACCAGGGTATGGAATTCTACCGTTAGTGTCTGGAACTCTGACAACCACGTTGGTGGCTCTGGTGGTTGCGGTGCCGATGGGCACGATCGCAGCCGTGTATGTCAGTGAGTTTGCGTCTCCCAAGGTGCGAGAGACCGTCAAGCCCATTCTGGAACTGCTGGCTGGGATTCCTACCGTGGTGTATGGCTACTTTGCGCTGCTATTTGTTACCCCAATCCTGCAATGGCTGTATGCTCCCATCGGTCCAATTTTGTCAGAAAAACTGCCAGCCACATTGAGCGAAAGTGCGCCCTGGTTAGCTGAGTGGTTACAAAGGACATTTCCGATAGAACTCTCAGGCTTCAATATGCTGGGGCCAGGAATTGTCATGGGGTTGATGATTACTCCACTGATCAGTTCTATCAGTGAAGATGCCATGCGAGCCGTACCTGTAAGCCTGCGGGAAGGCTCTTACTCGATGGGGGCTACCCGCTTCCAAACGGCCTGGAAGGTGGTATTTCCGGCGGCAATTTCTGGCATTATTGCTGCCTATATCTTGGGGATTTCGCGAGCCGTTGGAGAGACGATGATTGTCGCGATCGCAGCGGGGTTGCAACCCAACTTCACCTTCAATCCCCTGGAGTCTGCCGCGACCATTACGGCGTATATTGTCCAGGTCAGTTTAGGGGATTTGCCCCACGGTTCGCTGGAATATCAAACCATCTTTGCGGCTGGCCTTACCCTTGTCTTGGTAACGCTGGTGTTCAACATTCTAGGTTACCTCCTGACCCAACGTTTCCGCGAGAAGTATTAA